Sequence from the Deltaproteobacteria bacterium genome:
GCCGCTCGAGCTCGAGCTTGTCGAAGCCGTGCCGCTCGAGCTGGCAGTAGCGGAGGAACCCGTGGAAGCCGTGCCGCTCGAGCTCGAGCTCGACGAGCCGCCGGTCGATGACCCGCTCGACGCGCCCTCGCCCGTTGAGCCGCTCGTGGATGAGCTGGAAGTGTCAGAGGACGTGCCGGTCGAAGAAGAAGCCGAAGTTGAGCTCGACGTGGAGGTCGCCGTTGCGGTTGCGCTCGAGGCGGGCGTCGACGGGGACCGGCAACCCACGTTGGCGGCGAAGGCCAGAACTCCGAGCCATCTTCCGAAGCGCACGCTCATCCTGCCTCCACCGGACGAGTGTGACATACGCAGGGAGTTCGCGGGTTCGCGAGCTTCACGGGAGGCCAGGAACACTCGGACATCGAGGGCGTACGATGTCCGCATGAGCAAGCGGCACCGAGTTCTGGGCACGACTCCAGAGGCGCTGCGCCGAGCCGAAGAGAAGCTCGGTCACAGGTTTCCGCCCTCGTTCTCGGCGTGGCTTCTCATCCACAACGGCACGCTCGACGTCTTCCCGGTCCTCGACGAGCGCGCGCCGCGCACGCTCACGGGCAACATCATCCAGGAGCGGGATGCGCTTCATTCGTATGTGCAGAATTGCCTCAGCCACACCCCGCCGGACGTCGCGGCTCTGCTTCCTGTCGCGGCGGTAGGTGACGGCGATTGGTGGTGCTTCGATTTCTCCGCTCGAAGGGCGGATGCCGAGGCGCCCATCGTTCGCTTCTCACATGAGACCGGAGACTGCGAGTTCGTGGCCGAGAGCTTCGAGGCGTTCTTGGAAGCTCGTGATTCTGGTGAGTTGGACTGACAGCGGCGGCGGCTGCCAGCTCGCCAGGCTTTCGTTCAACGAGGTGTCGAAGGTGCAGCCACGGGAGGGGGGCTGGCTATTCCCAACGAACTGTGACACACGTGCACCCACATCGCTGCACAGCGCAGCGGTTCGGGCGGCGAATGTTCGTCGCTCTCAGAGAAAAAGGTCAGCACAATGGCTAGCGGTACTGTGAAGTGGTTCAACGATACGAAGGGTTTCGGCTTCATCGCGCAGGACAACGGTGGCGAGGACGTGTTCTGCCACCACACGGCGATCCAGGCCGACGGCTTCCGCACCCTCGCCGAGGGTCAGAAGGTGGAGTTCGACGTGACCAAGGGCCCCAAGGGCCTGCAGGCGCAGAACGTCCGCCCCGTCGCCTAATCGCGACGTGATCGGCAGGTCGCTCTGGCGACCACGAGGGGCCCGGCACTGCCGGGCTCTTTCTTTTTCCGGCTGATAGGGATCGGCAGGATTGCGTGCCCAGGCGATCGCCTGGCCTTCTTCGAGTCGCTGGCGCGGATTCTCGCGACGCGCCGTGCTCGCTCGAGTCTTCAGCTCGCCATGATGAAACAGGAGGAGGCCGGCGTCCCGTGGGACACCGGCCTCCGGGTTGTTTCCGCATGGGCGACGACCTACTTGCCCACCTTGCTCGCAGACTCCGAGCTGCTCAGTGAGCACGTCACCGACTGCGCACCCTCGGCGATGACATAGGTGCCCGTCGCCTGTTCGGTGAGGGTCCGCGAGTCCGCGCCCAGGGAGATGGTGAAGGTGGTGAAGCTCGCCGTGAGGTTGATCGTGTTGCCATTCTGGTCCTGCTGAGAAGAGGCGCACGACTGACCCGGAACAATGGTCGCCACGCCATTGGCCACGTTGAACTTGAGGTTGCAGCCATCGTTGCTGGTGAGGACGATGTCAGAGTCGGTCCCCTCGACGATGGTGTCGTTGCCCTTGCCGATGCTCGTCAGGGGGGCGTAGCCGGGGCAGCTCACGACGGTCGTGGAGTCGGTGTAGCTCCAGGTCCCCTCGAAAGCACCAAGCTCGTTGCCGCAGCCCACCGCACCGAACGCCACCACCGCAA
This genomic interval carries:
- a CDS encoding SMI1/KNR4 family protein, whose product is MKVHDVPEGQGTLPPDEPEELLETPELAAVLPTVPVEPDPLELLESLVVPEALELELLATVPLELELVEAVPLELAVAEEPVEAVPLELELDEPPVDDPLDAPSPVEPLVDELEVSEDVPVEEEAEVELDVEVAVAVALEAGVDGDRQPTLAAKARTPSHLPKRTLILPPPDECDIRREFAGSRASREARNTRTSRAYDVRMSKRHRVLGTTPEALRRAEEKLGHRFPPSFSAWLLIHNGTLDVFPVLDERAPRTLTGNIIQERDALHSYVQNCLSHTPPDVAALLPVAAVGDGDWWCFDFSARRADAEAPIVRFSHETGDCEFVAESFEAFLEARDSGELD
- a CDS encoding cold-shock protein; protein product: MASGTVKWFNDTKGFGFIAQDNGGEDVFCHHTAIQADGFRTLAEGQKVEFDVTKGPKGLQAQNVRPVA